In Pseudobacter ginsenosidimutans, the following are encoded in one genomic region:
- a CDS encoding NRDE family protein — MCTVTFVPTGNRLYITSNRDEKNWRPSAAAPAITEFPSGHILFPKDPHAGGTWIAAHENGNALVFLNGGFVAHSPQPPYRKSRGLILLDLLDSSSPINSFMAINLNNIEPFTAVLWEERLLFECRWDGKRKYQRDLNGEKPYIWSSVTLYDETVINKRKSWFDEWLKRNGQPDGEAIMHFHQFTGDGDQHNDLLMNRGGKVGTVSVTQLQLSSSDTLMQYLDLQSSETVSVSLSLEKIMAGR, encoded by the coding sequence ATGTGCACAGTAACTTTTGTACCTACAGGCAATCGCCTGTACATTACCTCTAACAGAGACGAAAAGAACTGGCGGCCGTCCGCTGCGGCTCCCGCCATCACTGAATTCCCATCAGGACATATTCTCTTTCCAAAAGACCCGCATGCCGGTGGCACCTGGATCGCCGCCCACGAGAATGGCAATGCACTCGTTTTTCTTAATGGCGGCTTTGTGGCGCATTCACCACAACCTCCCTACAGGAAGAGCAGGGGCCTTATATTGCTCGATCTGCTCGATAGCAGTTCTCCCATCAATAGTTTCATGGCCATCAACCTGAATAATATCGAGCCCTTTACAGCCGTGCTCTGGGAAGAAAGACTACTCTTCGAATGCAGGTGGGACGGCAAGCGCAAATACCAGCGGGATCTGAATGGCGAAAAGCCCTATATCTGGAGTTCTGTTACTCTCTACGATGAAACAGTGATCAATAAGCGCAAATCCTGGTTTGATGAATGGTTGAAACGAAACGGGCAACCCGATGGGGAAGCCATCATGCATTTCCACCAGTTCACCGGCGATGGCGATCAGCACAACGATCTCCTCATGAACCGCGGCGGCAAAGTTGGCACCGTCAGCGTAACACAACTGCAACTCAGTTCATCCGATACACTGATGCAGTACCTTGACCTGCAAAGCAGTGAAACTGTATCCGTATCTTTATCACTGGAAAAAATAATGGCAGGCAGATAA
- a CDS encoding DinB family protein: MQLQQAVNNIFVQLAGTLEQLSGQEYVQPCKTLSDHTIGQHVRHIIELFQCLEQGYESGTVNYEKRKRDLLIETDKELAGSLLQSIHQNLARADRMLVLEAAYDEHSDIPVQIGTNYYREVAYNLEHTIHHMALIRIGIKEVADIVLPENFGVASSTVKHKQQCAQ; encoded by the coding sequence ATGCAATTACAACAGGCTGTCAACAACATTTTTGTTCAGCTTGCCGGGACGTTGGAGCAATTGTCCGGGCAAGAGTATGTTCAGCCCTGCAAAACACTCTCTGATCATACCATTGGTCAGCATGTAAGGCATATCATCGAACTGTTTCAATGCCTGGAGCAGGGTTATGAAAGCGGAACCGTGAACTATGAAAAACGAAAAAGGGACCTCCTGATCGAAACCGATAAAGAGCTGGCCGGTTCCCTCCTGCAATCCATCCACCAAAACCTGGCAAGGGCCGACAGGATGCTGGTACTGGAAGCAGCCTACGACGAGCATTCAGATATCCCTGTTCAGATCGGCACCAATTATTATCGCGAAGTGGCCTACAATCTGGAGCATACCATTCACCATATGGCATTGATCAGGATCGGCATCAAAGAAGTAGCGGATATTGTACTGCCGGAGAATTTCGGGGTGGCATCATCCACAGTTAAGCATAAGCAACAATGTGCACAGTAA